In Vicia villosa cultivar HV-30 ecotype Madison, WI unplaced genomic scaffold, Vvil1.0 ctg.000077F_1_1, whole genome shotgun sequence, a single window of DNA contains:
- the LOC131623711 gene encoding histone-lysine N-methyltransferase, H3 lysine-9 specific SUVH1-like, translating to MDNNVGQDSIDKSRVLNIKPLRTLVPVFPSPSNPASSSTPQGGAPFVCASPAGPFPTGVAPFYPFFVSPETQRLSDQNAPNPTPTPISTAVPINSFKTPTAATNGDVGSSRRASQNRAAHLMEEEGYNNAEINELDLEDGTGNGSSKRKKRGRAKRGSGAGASADGGVGGVVPADVDLDVVANDIIQSINPMVFDVINHPDGSRDSVSYTLMIYEVMRRKLGQIEESIKDTYGAKRPDLKAGNVMMTKGVRSNSKKRIGLVPGVEIGDIFFFRFELCLVGLHAPSMAGIDYLGSKASQEEEPLAVSIVSSGGYEDNTDDGDVLIYSGQGGVNREKGASDQKLERGNLAMEKSMHRGNDVRVIRGLKDVMHPSGKVYVYDGIYKIQDSWVEKAKSGFNVFKYKLVRMPGQPEAYSTWKSVQQWTDKSAPRTGVILPDLTSGAEKVPVCLVNDVDNEKGPAYFTYIPTLKNLRAIAPVEPTAGCSCIGGCQPGNYNCSCIQKNGGLLPYSASGLVADLKSVIHECGPSCQCPSTCRNRVSQVGLKFRLEVFRTKNKGWGLRSWDAIRAGTFICEYAGEVIDSARAEMLGGENEDEYIFDSTRIYQQLEIFPADIEAPKIPSPLYITAKNEGNVARFMNHSCSPNVLWRPIVRENKDESDLHIAFFAIRHIPPMVELTYDYGINLPLKAGQRKKKCLCGSVKCRGYFC from the coding sequence ATGGACAATAACGTGGGTCAAGACTCAATTGATAAGTCTAGGGTTTTAAATATTAAGCCATTGAGGACTCTTGTTCCTGTGTTCCCTTCACCGTCTAATCCTGCTTCATCTTCAACTCCACAAGGTGGTGCTCCTTTTGTTTGTGCTTCTCCTGCTGGTCCTTTTCCAACTGGTGTTGCGCCTTTTTATCCGTTCTTTGTTTCGCCCGAGACTCAGAGGCTTTCCGACCAGAATGCACCGAATCCAACCCCGACCCCGATATCTACTGCTGTTCCGATTAATTCATTCAAGACTCCAACTGCGGCGACAAATGGAGATGTTGGTTCGTCACGGAGGGCTAGCCAGAATCGGGCTGCACATCTCATGGAGGAAGAAGGCTACAATAATGCTGAGATAAATGAACTTGATTTAGAAGATGGAACTGGGAATGGGAGTTCAAAGCGGAAGAAGAGGGGAAGGGCGAAGCGTGGTAGCGGTGCTGGTGCTAGTGCTGATGGCGGTGTTGGTGGTGTGGTTCCTGCTGATGTTGATCTGGATGTAGTGGCTAATGATATTATTCAATCAATTAATCCCATGGTTTTTGATGTAATAAATCATCCGGATGGTAGCAGGGACTCAGTTTCATATACGCTTATGATATATGAAGTGATGCGAAGAAAGCTTGGAcaaattgaagagtcaattaagGACACTTATGGAGCTAAGCGGCCTGATTTGAAGGCAGGCAATGTTATGATGACCAAAGGGGTTAGGAGTAACAGCAAGAAAAGGATTGGACTTGTGCCTGGTGTTGAGATTGGGGatattttctttttccgatttgaGTTGTGCTTAGTGGGATTACATGCACCTTCTATGGCTGGAATCGATTATCTGGGTTCCAAAGCAAGTCAAGAGGAAGAGCCATTGGCTGTTAGTATTGTCTCGTCCGGAGGGTATGAAGATAATACTGACGATGGGGATGTGCTGATTTACAGTGGCCAAGGTGGAGTTAATCGCGAGAAGGGAGCAAGTGATCAAAAGCTTGAAAGGGGTAATCTTGCAATGGAGAAGAGCATGCATAGAGGTAATGATGTGAGAGTAATTAGAGGTTTGAAGGATGTAATGCATCCATCAGGGAAGGTATATGTCTATGACGGTATTTACAAGATTCAGGATTCATGGGTGGAGAAAGCAAAGTCCGGTTTTAATGTATTCAAGTATAAATTAGTAAGGATGCCTGGACAGCCTGAAGCATATTCAACATGGAAATCCGTTCAACAATGGACTGATAAGTCGGCTCCAAGAACCGGGGTCATATTGCCTGATCTTACTTCTGGGGCTGAAAAAGTGCCTGTTTGTCTTGTGAACGATGTTGACAACGAGAAGGGCCCTGCATATTTCACTTATATCCCTACTCTCAAGAATTTGAGAGCAATTGCTCCTGTGGAACCTACTGCTGGATGTTCTTGTATTGGTGGATGTCAACCTGGAAATTACAACTGTTCCTGCATTCAAAAAAATGGAGGTTTACTTCCGTATTCTGCTTCTGGGTTAGTCGCGGATCTAAAATCCGTGATACATGAGTGTGGTCCTTCTTGTCAATGTCCCTCTACTTGCCGAAACCGGGTTTCCCAAGTTGGCCTGAAATTTCGTTTGGAGGTGTTCAGAACCAAGAATAAAGGTTGGGGTCTAAGATCGTGGGATGCTATTCGTGCTGGAACTTTTATATGTGAGTATGCAGGGGAAGTCATAGACAGTGCTAGGGCGGAGATGCTTGGTGGTGAAAACGAAGACGAGTACATTTTTGATTCTACTCGCATCTATCAGCAGCTGGAAATTTTTCCTGCCGACATTGAAGCTCCAAAGATCCCATCCCCGCTTTATATAACGGCAAAAAATGAAGGAAATGTTGCTCGGTTTATGAATCATAGCTGCTCTCCAAATGTGTTGTGGCGTCCGATTGTACGTGAAAATAAGGATGAGTCAGATCTCCACATTGCTTTCTTTGCAATTAGACACATCCCTCCTATGGTGGAGTTAACTTATGATTATGGGATAAATCTTCCTCTCAAAGCTGGTCAGAGGAAAAAGAAATGCTTATGTGGATCTGTGAAATGCAGGGGCTACTTTTGTTAA